In Arthrobacter sp. B3I9, the following are encoded in one genomic region:
- a CDS encoding ROK family transcriptional regulator, producing MGDFNLTVILDAIRRTPGGLSRVELAQIVGLSPQTISNISRRLLDQSLIVEAGKEGGGPGKPRTMLRLNPSGMYAVGVHLDPAVLTFVLLDLVGAVVKHSRITTPSGSDPGAVIDTIASEIQRLIKDSGVDRARIAGMGVASPGPIDLEEGTVVDPPLLLGWHRVPLRDALAAATGLSTLVDKDVTSAAVAETWAGGPSGTGSFVFVYMGTGIGCGIVLNDEVVRGTSGNAGEIGHIIVDPDGPPCDCGKRGCVKSSCIPQVLVARGVAAGVLDGSRQNSSAPAVQESFAELCTAAYAGDAKAMEIIEHSAVLVARAVSAVTNTLDVDRVVFGGPFWSGLSRSYLARIPGMIEENSDTRKIHAVEVVGTGVGEDVGAVGAACLVLEHTLAPRSQRLLLEG from the coding sequence ATGGGTGACTTCAACCTGACCGTCATCCTCGACGCCATCCGCCGCACCCCCGGAGGACTGAGCCGCGTGGAGCTGGCGCAGATCGTCGGGCTGTCCCCGCAGACCATCTCCAACATCTCCCGCCGCCTGCTGGACCAGAGCCTCATCGTCGAAGCAGGTAAGGAGGGCGGCGGCCCGGGCAAGCCCCGGACCATGCTCCGGCTCAATCCCTCCGGCATGTACGCCGTGGGTGTCCACCTGGATCCCGCCGTGCTGACCTTCGTGCTGCTGGACCTCGTGGGGGCGGTGGTCAAGCACTCGCGGATCACCACGCCCTCCGGCTCCGATCCCGGTGCCGTCATTGACACCATCGCCAGCGAGATCCAGCGGCTGATCAAAGACTCGGGCGTGGACCGTGCCAGGATCGCGGGCATGGGCGTGGCATCGCCCGGGCCTATCGACCTGGAGGAAGGTACCGTGGTCGACCCGCCGCTGTTGCTCGGCTGGCACCGGGTTCCGTTGCGGGACGCCCTCGCGGCGGCTACCGGTCTCTCCACCCTGGTGGACAAGGACGTCACCAGCGCCGCCGTCGCCGAAACGTGGGCGGGAGGCCCGAGCGGTACCGGCAGCTTCGTGTTCGTGTACATGGGGACGGGGATCGGCTGCGGCATTGTCCTCAATGACGAAGTGGTGCGGGGCACCTCGGGAAACGCGGGCGAGATCGGTCACATCATCGTGGACCCGGACGGTCCGCCCTGCGATTGCGGCAAGCGCGGCTGTGTGAAGTCCTCCTGCATCCCGCAGGTGCTGGTGGCCCGGGGTGTTGCGGCCGGTGTCCTTGACGGCTCGCGGCAGAACAGCAGCGCCCCCGCCGTCCAGGAGAGCTTCGCCGAACTCTGCACCGCCGCGTATGCCGGGGACGCGAAAGCCATGGAGATCATCGAACATTCCGCCGTGCTGGTCGCACGCGCCGTTTCGGCGGTCACCAACACCCTGGATGTGGACCGCGTGGTCTTCGGCGGTCCGTTCTGGAGCGGCCTCTCCCGGTCCTACCTGGCCCGGATTCCCGGAATGATCGAGGAGAACAGCGACACCCGCAAGATCCACGCCGTCGAGGTGGTCGGAACCGGCGTCGGCGAGGACGTCGGGGCAGTGGGCGCCGCCTGCCTCGTCCTGGAACACACGCTTGCCCCGCGGTCCCAGCGCCTCCTGCTCGAGGGCTAG